One region of Daphnia pulicaria isolate SC F1-1A chromosome 7, SC_F0-13Bv2, whole genome shotgun sequence genomic DNA includes:
- the LOC124349283 gene encoding alpha-1B adrenergic receptor-like: MDVEGSVISAAAGIVIHVLLALLFLFATVANVLVIVIFYRRPALRTLSNRFVMSLLSFNLVATTVLLPLILMDSLIDVHLSYTHSTVDYAVCVAGQAVTTLVTTGSISAALVIAVDQYCAVMAPLHYHRRVTKTKACLLLAGQWILAVAMSAFSLPDSAGKHFWKGCSNRGDQLFALASLSATSDDDQLNLTSTVAPPPPSSNETLSPVWFQSYSEEVWTMLFVSSSVLCYVVPLALLTWMYLRIYSAAHRNSQRTRRTSLTHSASELVVHCLGHGSSNSLAQVSQMMPSSSCQLTGCSDNLPLPSRTPSLRSTSSQIVHNLRYRISNASLFLYREESRAARVSVFVLVLVVCCWMPYHVLLALHGWAGWSHRLPSYAYHLTLVSVLINSLASPFLYAYRSRRIQREVRRLFGLPPKSRKGSHRHRELSASHKRRAKSLRSLSPRRQLLRKQVRGTDALSPEEVQAALSTCNSRFSSTAEEPATAPSSSSTGADQPQHSTRPELMRHFLVKMSRLWQKPSATSQLSSVHASGGSAGCPSVAAGVTSELMAVTVDISRSSFSSATSSNSTSSAESDVSL; the protein is encoded by the exons ATGGACGTGGAAGGATCGGTGATCTCGGCCGCGGCCGGCATCGTCATTCACGTTCTCCTCGCCCTCCTCTTTCTATTCGCCACCGTCGCCAACGTTCTGGTCATCGTCATCTTCTACCGGCGTCCGGCACTCCGCACCTTATCAAACAG GTTCGTCATGTCGTTGCTGTCGTTCAACCTGGTGGCGACGACCGTCTTGCTGCCGCTCATCCTCATGGACAGCCTCATCGATGTCCATCTCTCCTACACACACTCGACGGTGGATTACGCCGTTTGCGTGGCCGGCCAGGCCGTCACGACCCTGGTGACGACGGGTTCCATCAGCGCCGCTCTGGTCATTGCCGTTGACCAGTACTGCGCCGTCATGGCCCCGCTCCACTACCACCGACGGGTGACTAAAACCAAAGCATGTCTACTCCTGGCCGGCCAGTGGATCCTGGCCGTGGCCATGTCGGCTTTCAGTCTGCCGGACTCGGCCGGCAAACACTTTTGGAAGGGCTGCTCCAACCGGGGCGACCAGCTCTTCGCCCTGGCCAGTCTGTCGGCCACCAGCGACGACGATCAGCTCAACTTGACCAGCACAGTAGCCCCGCCGCCACCATCGTCCAACGAAACCCTCTCGCCCGTCTGGTTCCAGAGCTACTCGGAAGAGGTTTGGACGATGCTGTTCGTGTCCAGCTCGGTGCTGTGCTACGTGGTGCCGCTGGCCCTGCTGACCTGGATGTACTTGAGGATCTACAGCGCGGCCCACCGCAACAGCCAGCGGACGCGACGGACCAGTTTGACGCACAGCGCCAGCGAGCTGGTCGTCCACTGCCTGGGCCACGGCTCGTCCAATTCGCTGGCCCAGGTCTCGCAGATGATGCCGTCCTCTTCGTGCCAGCTGACCGGATGCTCCGACAACTTGCCGTTGCCGTCGCGCACTCCGTCGCTGCGCTCCACGTCCAGCCAGATCGTCCACAATTTGCGCTACCGCATCTCCAACGCCTCGCTCTTCCTCTACCGCGAAGAGTCCAGGGCGGCCAGGGTCTCCGTTTTCGTCCTGGTCCTggtcgtctgctgctggatgccCTACCACGTTCTGCTGGCCCTGCACGGCTGGGCCGGTTGGAGCCACCGTTTGCCGTCCTACGCCTACCACTTGACGCTCGTCAGCGTTTTGATCAATTCGCTGGCCTCGCCCTTTCTCTACGCCTATCGATCCAGGCGCATCCAGCGCGAAGTCCGCCGACTCTTCGGCCTGCCGCCCAAGTCCCGCAAGGGATCCCACCGACACCGGGAGCTCTCGGCCAGCCACAAGCGCCGGGCCAAGTCGCTGCGCTCGCTCAGTCCGCGTCGTCAGCTGCTGCGCAAGCAGGTCCGCGGAACGGACGCCCTTTCGCCGGAAGAAGTCCAGGCGGCTCTGTCGACGTGCAATTCGCGGTTCTCTTCGACGGCCGAGGAGCCGGCGACGgccccgtcttcttcttcgacgggCGCCGACCAGCCGCAACACTCGACCCGTCCCGAGCTGATGCGCCACTTCCTGGTCAAAATGAGCCGCTTGTGGCAGAAGCCATCGGCGACCAGTCAGCTGTCCAGTGTTCACGCGTCCGGCGGCAGTGCCGGCTGCCCGTCCGTGGCGGCCGGAGTCACGTCCGAGTTGATGGCCGTCACGGTCGACATTTCGCGCTCCTCTTTCTCCAGCGCCACCAGTTCCAACAGCACCAGCAGCGCCGAAAGCGACGTCAGTCTGTAA
- the LOC124349287 gene encoding beta-1,3-glucosyltransferase-like: MMDTWFGVLLCLLLASGSVAEAVRADQIVLVILRGVTGLPVSELRREITRQFDDSGPAVEPFIHVIPGDLDVKGEWTLLPLFPKIVEVHPNATWLIILQESTRINWSELVDLTQGFDPDKEWFIGRQLYDREPTIVHHFAFHHDPSAFKYPLAEAGIILSWPTVKRVQSRITRQQLPRDFSIDAQHELAVYLMDGVNMTHLPALCLRPAPNCATWIQPFEPCATDVDSGDLFFAVKTWSKFHTDRVPVVQRTWARRAQRLVFYSDVADERIPTVSLGVPNAESGHCLKTLAIIDHLDEWIASTSAAGLDTSPGWYVIADDDSIIGVRKLQEFLSCHDPSQPLLIGQRYGYASGHNYGYDYITGGGGMVLSRPAVQLIAGRCRCPGPDTPDDMWLGACGESLGISIVHFPGFHQARPDDYPPELLQTQFVVSFHKHWMIDPLQVYEKWFADEDDWSIKSPVDEAGNQQTDCSVMDPSRNCHHVKQQPAAAAAAAAAAQLFQTAKNSGLKERIPDEL; the protein is encoded by the exons ATGATGGACACCTGGTTCG gTGTCTTGTTATGTCTTTTGCTGGCGTCCGGGTCGGTGGCGGAGGCTGTCAGAGCCGATCAGATAGTGCTGGTGATATTGAGAGGAGTGACGGGACTGCCCGTGTCGGAATTGCGTCGTGAAATCACCCGCCAGTTTGATGACTCGGGCCCTGCTGTCGAGCCGTTTATTCACGTCATCCCCGGTGACTTGGACGTCAAAGGAGAGTGGACCCTTCTGCCTCTTTTTCCAAA GATAGTGGAGGTGCATCCGAATGCGACTTGGTTAATTATCTTGCAGGAGTCTACCCGAATCAATTGGTCCGAATTGGTCGATTTGACGCAGGGCTTCGATCCCGACAAA GAATGGTTCATCGGTCGCCAATTGTACGACAGGGAGCCGACAATCGTCCACCATTTTGCGTTTCATCACGATCCGTCAGCATTCAAATATCCGCTCGCTGAGGCCGGCATCATTCTCTCTTGGCCAACTGTCAAAAG GGTTCAATCCAGGATAACTCGCCAACAGCTGCCGAGGGACTTCTCCATCGATGCTCAACACGAGCTGGCCGTCTACTTAATGGACGGTGTCAATATGACTCACTTGCCGGCCTTGTGCCTCCGCCCAGCTCCCAACTGTGCCACTTGGATTCAGCCCTTTGAGCCCTgc GCGACGGACGTAGATTCTGGCGATTTGTTCTTCGCCGTCAAGACCTGGTCAAAGTTCCACACCGACCGGGTGCCCGTCGTGCAGAGAACCTGGGCCCGCCGTGCTCAACGACTCGTCTTCTACAGCGACGTCGCAG acGAGAGGATCCCGACCGTGTCGCTGGGCGTTCCCAACGCGGAGAGCGGCCACTGCTTGAAGACGTTGGCCATAATTGACCACCTGGATGAATGGATAGCCTCCACCTCGGCGGCAGGGCTGGATACCAGTCCCGGCTGGTATGTCATAGCCGATGATGATTCCATAATAGG GGTTCGAAAGTTGCAGGAATTCCTGAGCTGCCACGATCCGTCGCAGCCTCTCCTTATCGGCCAAAGGTACGGCTACGCCAGTGGCCATAATTACGGATACGATTACATCACGG GTGGCGGTGGCATGGTGCTGAGTCGACCCGCCGTTCAGTTGATTGCCGGCCGATGCCGGTGTCCCGGACCCGATACTCCCGACGATATGTGGCTGGGCGCGTGCGGCGAATCCCTAGGGATTTCCATCGTGCACTTTCCCGGATTCCACCag GCCAGACCGGATGATTACCCGCCGGAATTACTGCAGACTCAATTTGTCGTCTCATTCCACAAGCACTGGATGATCGATCCGCTGCAAGTCTACGAAAAATGGTTCGCCGACGAGGACGATTGGTCGATCAAATCACCTGTGGACGAAGCCGGCAATCAGCAGACGGACTGTTCGGTGATGGATCCGTCACGGAACTGCCACCACGTGAAGcaacagccagcagcagcagcagcagccgcagccgcAGCCCAACTCTTTCAAACCGCCAAGAATTCCGGTTTGAAGGAGAGAATACCTGACGAATTGTga